In a genomic window of uncultured Sphaerochaeta sp.:
- a CDS encoding PTS sugar transporter subunit IIA: protein MANKAAELDATVNVKNFTKAILERETIMSTGIGLQVAIPHAKLQTIQDFFVVAAILQNDAEWDALDKKPVRLVFMIGGPADKQADYLKILSKITLVIKNPARRKELRQAKDANAVLAAFAEL from the coding sequence ATGGCAAATAAGGCTGCTGAACTTGACGCTACCGTGAATGTAAAGAACTTTACCAAGGCTATCTTGGAACGGGAAACCATCATGAGCACCGGTATCGGATTGCAAGTGGCCATCCCCCATGCAAAGCTCCAAACAATACAGGATTTTTTCGTGGTGGCGGCAATATTGCAAAATGATGCCGAATGGGATGCCTTGGACAAAAAACCTGTTCGTTTGGTATTCATGATAGGGGGTCCTGCAGATAAGCAAGCGGATTATCTGAAGATTCTTTCAAAAATCACCTTGGTCATCAAGAATCCTGCTCGCAGGAAAGAACTGAGACAGGCAAAGGATGCCAATGCAGTGCTTGCTGCATTTGCTGAACTGTAA
- a CDS encoding trehalase family glycosidase produces the protein MIKDMVPFVHFYDQDFVDMYDRSWVWIDELWKQGSEANGFNGSYLSHPGQTTFNQYLSSFTSLFLVYSNQNNSPFPLLDYFYQKQEANGAIRGEYSIEDGKPVFTAANPEGISPPLFAYVEHGFYHKIGNKKRLKDVVPILEKYFSWIQATFQKPNGLFSVPVEACQTGNTPRDHVYYPLDFNAQLAVNALYMSAIGDILNDKELSFRYKRIYFSLKTRINSMMWDPQSNFYYDLDIKENRLNHKFIGAYWTMLAEIPNDERAAYMIEYLHDPKEFGTDNPFPGVPVSSPAFSEEGNGHCGGVLPVNTFMVIKGLEKYQQFVFARECAIRHMYFLLDTLHPDSETIGDVWEAYLPNKEGYSKTTEIEEFPRRRLMPYAALVTITLMIENIIGLDISLPRKTVNWVMPSLEAMGIEQLSLKRNMITILSNKTDRGWEIRLESEKLYYFTIEILGENKKKTLPIPSGKCSMLIDKL, from the coding sequence TTGATCAAGGATATGGTGCCGTTCGTACATTTTTATGACCAGGATTTCGTCGATATGTACGATAGGTCTTGGGTCTGGATTGACGAACTGTGGAAACAGGGATCTGAGGCGAATGGCTTCAATGGTTCCTATCTTTCTCATCCCGGCCAGACCACCTTCAATCAGTATTTATCAAGCTTTACCTCCCTGTTTTTGGTGTACAGCAACCAGAATAATTCGCCGTTTCCCCTGCTCGACTATTTCTATCAGAAGCAGGAAGCAAACGGTGCCATTCGTGGTGAGTATTCGATTGAAGACGGCAAGCCCGTATTCACCGCTGCCAATCCGGAGGGTATTTCCCCTCCGCTCTTTGCCTATGTGGAGCATGGTTTCTACCACAAGATTGGCAACAAGAAAAGACTGAAGGACGTTGTCCCCATCCTTGAGAAGTATTTCTCCTGGATCCAGGCAACATTCCAAAAGCCAAATGGATTGTTCAGTGTCCCTGTAGAAGCCTGCCAGACGGGGAATACTCCCCGTGATCATGTCTACTATCCGCTGGACTTCAATGCCCAGCTCGCGGTCAATGCCCTGTACATGTCCGCTATCGGTGACATCCTCAACGACAAGGAACTGAGTTTCCGCTACAAGCGGATCTACTTCTCCCTGAAGACCAGGATCAACAGCATGATGTGGGATCCCCAGTCCAACTTCTATTACGATCTGGACATCAAGGAGAATCGTCTTAATCACAAGTTCATCGGTGCCTATTGGACAATGCTTGCCGAGATTCCCAATGACGAGCGTGCAGCCTATATGATCGAGTATCTGCATGATCCGAAAGAGTTCGGTACTGACAATCCGTTCCCAGGTGTCCCTGTTTCCTCTCCTGCATTCAGCGAGGAGGGAAATGGTCATTGTGGTGGCGTGCTTCCGGTGAATACGTTCATGGTCATCAAGGGATTGGAGAAGTACCAGCAGTTTGTTTTTGCCCGTGAGTGTGCAATCAGGCACATGTACTTCCTGCTCGATACCCTGCATCCCGATTCCGAAACCATCGGTGATGTGTGGGAGGCGTACCTGCCCAATAAGGAAGGGTACTCAAAGACAACTGAGATCGAGGAGTTCCCGCGTAGGCGTCTCATGCCTTATGCCGCTTTGGTTACCATCACCCTGATGATCGAAAACATCATCGGCTTGGATATTTCGCTGCCGCGAAAGACAGTCAATTGGGTTATGCCTTCCTTGGAAGCAATGGGCATCGAACAACTGTCGCTGAAACGGAATATGATCACCATTCTCAGCAACAAGACCGATCGTGGTTGGGAAATCAGGCTGGAGAGTGAGAAGCTCTATTATTTCACCATTGAGATACTCGGAGAGAACAAGAAGAAGACTCTTCCCATTCCTTCGGGCAAGTGCTCGATGCTTATCGACAAGCTGTAA
- the recR gene encoding recombination mediator RecR, translating into MTALETLVQTLSRLPGIGVKSASRLAYHLIKTEKSYNQTLAQAIATIQDKVFPCSECGSFTETDPCPVCGDPSRDRSQICVVEQPQDVVTLQASGAYNGLYHVLGGAISPLDGIGPEHLSFSKLLKRIEKCSFSELIIATNPTEEGDTTALYIRHILKDHPELSITRLASGLPIGGDLEYADRITLARSMRGRVRF; encoded by the coding sequence ATGACAGCACTGGAAACCCTTGTCCAAACCCTCTCCCGTCTGCCTGGCATCGGAGTGAAGAGCGCATCCCGCCTTGCCTACCATCTCATCAAGACAGAGAAGAGCTACAACCAAACCCTTGCCCAAGCCATCGCAACCATCCAGGACAAGGTCTTCCCCTGCTCTGAGTGCGGGAGTTTTACGGAAACCGATCCCTGCCCCGTCTGCGGAGATCCCTCACGGGACAGAAGCCAGATCTGTGTGGTGGAACAACCCCAGGATGTGGTCACCCTGCAGGCAAGCGGAGCATACAACGGTCTCTACCATGTCTTGGGGGGAGCCATCAGCCCTTTGGATGGCATTGGGCCGGAACACCTGAGTTTTTCAAAACTGCTCAAGCGTATTGAGAAATGTTCTTTCAGCGAACTGATCATTGCCACCAATCCCACTGAGGAGGGCGATACCACTGCTCTCTACATCCGCCATATCCTCAAAGATCATCCAGAGCTCTCCATCACCCGCCTTGCAAGCGGATTGCCTATTGGTGGGGATCTGGAGTATGCGGACAGAATCACCCTTGCCCGGTCGATGCGGGGAAGGGTCAGATTCTAG
- a CDS encoding YbaB/EbfC family nucleoid-associated protein, translating to MDMNPFELLKNMKGIQENVKRMQDLLPTITATGSAGAGMVEVTINGKFIVTDVRIEKDIVDPEDIQTLQVLLTSAFNDASAKVQQKIQSEGLRMAPSFTQA from the coding sequence ATGGATATGAATCCTTTTGAACTTTTGAAAAACATGAAAGGCATCCAAGAAAACGTGAAGCGGATGCAGGACCTCCTCCCTACCATTACCGCAACGGGAAGTGCCGGTGCAGGCATGGTGGAGGTAACGATCAACGGAAAGTTCATTGTCACTGACGTCCGCATTGAGAAGGATATTGTCGACCCAGAGGATATCCAGACCCTGCAAGTCCTGCTTACCAGTGCCTTCAATGACGCCAGTGCAAAAGTACAGCAGAAAATCCAGAGCGAAGGGCTGCGAATGGCCCCTTCCTTTACGCAGGCCTGA
- a CDS encoding TerB family tellurite resistance protein: protein MAWLGKLFGGAVGFMFGGPLGMIAGIAFGHMFDKADEVPYQQSQRTAYTTLDREQMLFFVGAFSMLARIAAADGSVSTHERQKVVEFIRSDLRLGLREEEAALRVFDAALTGGGTFDQFAAQFYQNFSHAPNILQLMIDIFYRVAAADGQINRNEEEMIRRAAQVFHLPDSFVEMLCNRYGGCANASDKAYAILNVTRSATDDEIKRAYRKLSIEFHPDTLAAKGMGEEFLAHATAKFREIQQAYESIKKERGIK from the coding sequence ATGGCTTGGTTGGGTAAACTCTTTGGAGGGGCTGTAGGCTTCATGTTCGGCGGGCCCTTGGGCATGATCGCCGGCATAGCCTTCGGCCACATGTTTGACAAGGCTGATGAAGTACCGTACCAGCAGAGTCAGAGAACTGCTTACACCACCCTCGATCGGGAGCAGATGCTCTTCTTCGTTGGTGCGTTCTCGATGCTGGCAAGAATAGCAGCTGCTGATGGCTCAGTATCTACACATGAGCGTCAAAAAGTGGTGGAATTCATCAGAAGCGATCTCCGTTTGGGCCTACGGGAAGAAGAAGCAGCCCTCCGGGTGTTTGATGCCGCACTTACCGGTGGTGGTACGTTCGACCAATTTGCCGCCCAATTCTACCAAAACTTCAGTCATGCACCGAATATTCTCCAGCTCATGATCGACATCTTCTACCGAGTTGCCGCTGCCGATGGGCAGATAAACCGTAACGAGGAAGAGATGATCAGGCGTGCAGCCCAGGTGTTCCATCTTCCGGACAGCTTTGTGGAGATGCTCTGCAATCGCTATGGCGGTTGCGCCAACGCAAGCGACAAGGCCTACGCCATTCTCAATGTGACCCGGTCCGCTACCGACGACGAGATCAAGCGTGCCTACAGGAAACTCAGCATTGAGTTCCATCCGGATACCCTGGCGGCGAAAGGCATGGGTGAGGAGTTCCTTGCGCATGCCACTGCAAAGTTCAGGGAAATCCAGCAGGCGTACGAGTCCATCAAGAAAGAACGCGGAATCAAATAA
- the dnaX gene encoding DNA polymerase III subunit gamma/tau: MAYEVTATRKRPQEFDNLVGQEFVVSTIKHAIEMGRIAHAYLFSGPRGVGKTSSARILARSLNCEQGPTAHPCGVCSNCREIAQGNNVDVIEIDGASNTSVNDIRQIKDEVLFPPQSSKYKIYIIDEVHMLSTSAFNALLKTIEEPPAYIVFIFATTELQKVPATIRSRCQQFHFQLIDLDLIKSCLRDAAVENGVEADEDALFWIAKESTGSMRDAYTLFDQVVSFSQGHITMEKISSKLGLVGIDQIVALVTQLLEGKTDQALLSVQNLLFAGVSVEQCIKDFTLFFRSMLFIKSGVTEDAILGIQSERIPLSLRSAYTTEQLEAALELFLKLYREVRYSLNPRFELELAISRLASLPHLSSPTSLVQKIAQLREELVSGAVKVQVRKLEVQPDLLATTPVVQPKAKQEASSSVASLPAKQAEVSAEPVAQEEPKPKSSRPFTKADLPQLVSKLTNAPLLSQVAQAINEVKSEGNSLYLTFSTPFCQNKAKENEQRFKALIQEITNFSGPVHFLCAEEEQKVIPTEDDPLISKIASVFRGEITNL; this comes from the coding sequence ATGGCATATGAAGTAACTGCTACCAGGAAACGGCCCCAGGAATTTGACAACCTTGTGGGTCAGGAGTTCGTGGTATCCACCATCAAGCATGCAATCGAAATGGGAAGAATTGCCCATGCCTACTTGTTCAGTGGACCAAGAGGGGTGGGAAAAACCTCCTCCGCCCGTATCCTGGCACGATCACTCAACTGTGAACAAGGACCTACCGCCCACCCCTGTGGGGTCTGCTCAAATTGCCGTGAGATAGCCCAGGGCAACAACGTGGATGTCATTGAGATCGACGGTGCAAGCAATACCAGTGTCAACGATATCCGCCAGATCAAGGATGAGGTGCTTTTCCCTCCCCAAAGCAGCAAGTACAAGATTTACATCATCGACGAGGTGCATATGCTCTCCACCAGTGCGTTCAATGCACTGCTGAAGACCATTGAGGAGCCCCCTGCATACATTGTTTTCATCTTCGCCACCACCGAGCTGCAAAAGGTTCCGGCAACCATCCGAAGCCGATGCCAGCAGTTCCATTTCCAACTCATCGATCTCGACCTGATCAAATCCTGCCTGAGGGATGCAGCTGTGGAGAATGGAGTCGAAGCTGATGAGGATGCTCTCTTCTGGATTGCAAAAGAATCGACCGGTTCCATGCGTGATGCCTATACACTCTTTGACCAAGTCGTGTCCTTCTCCCAAGGGCACATCACCATGGAGAAGATTTCCAGCAAGCTTGGCCTGGTAGGCATCGATCAGATTGTCGCCCTCGTCACCCAGCTTTTGGAAGGGAAGACTGACCAAGCCCTGCTCTCGGTGCAAAACCTCTTGTTTGCGGGTGTTTCCGTCGAGCAGTGCATCAAGGATTTCACCCTCTTCTTCCGCAGCATGCTGTTCATCAAATCGGGGGTCACCGAAGACGCAATTCTGGGTATCCAGAGCGAACGTATTCCCCTCTCCTTGCGAAGCGCTTATACCACAGAACAGCTGGAAGCAGCTTTGGAGCTCTTCCTCAAACTGTACCGGGAGGTTCGCTACTCACTTAATCCACGATTCGAACTGGAACTGGCCATCTCCAGGCTTGCAAGCCTTCCTCACCTATCTTCCCCCACCTCATTGGTTCAGAAAATCGCCCAATTGCGTGAGGAACTGGTCAGTGGGGCGGTGAAAGTCCAGGTACGTAAGCTTGAAGTGCAGCCCGACCTGCTTGCCACAACCCCTGTCGTCCAGCCAAAGGCCAAGCAGGAGGCGTCCTCCTCCGTTGCGAGCTTGCCGGCAAAGCAAGCTGAAGTTTCGGCGGAGCCGGTTGCCCAGGAAGAACCAAAACCCAAAAGCAGTCGCCCCTTTACCAAGGCCGACCTTCCCCAACTGGTGAGCAAACTAACCAATGCACCCCTGCTCAGCCAAGTTGCACAGGCCATCAATGAGGTCAAAAGTGAAGGGAATTCCCTCTATCTCACCTTCTCCACCCCTTTCTGCCAGAACAAGGCCAAAGAGAATGAGCAAAGATTCAAGGCTCTTATCCAGGAGATAACCAACTTCTCGGGACCTGTGCACTTCCTTTGTGCAGAAGAAGAGCAAAAAGTCATACCGACTGAAGATGACCCGCTTATCTCCAAGATCGCTTCGGTCTTCCGAGGTGAGATCACAAATCTCTAG
- a CDS encoding YegS/Rv2252/BmrU family lipid kinase, whose amino-acid sequence MQENELFVILNPHADKGRAKKQERMIQTLLSSEGAKVILTYTKAGEGAQNLAYEAAMAGRNPIIAAGGDGTVNEVANGILKAVTKEGIRCPVMGVIPIGRGNDFAWGMGIPKDVTKACSTILAGRTRTIDVGVTYGGNYPEGRFFVNGQGVGFEPLVNFLASDFKHVTGTLSYVLALIRILINYPAPYSVKLTLDDEVINLKTQQLSICNGRRMGSAFLMGPDAIFDDGYFDVVYANTPVQSYKLVPIALTFFKGTQVKLKQFSVKRVKYVKMTSSDNLMPIHVDGEEISLGCMDFTTQLLASALPVFC is encoded by the coding sequence ATGCAGGAAAACGAGCTCTTTGTCATCCTGAATCCCCATGCGGACAAAGGACGGGCGAAGAAGCAGGAGAGGATGATACAGACGTTGCTCTCTTCTGAGGGAGCCAAGGTAATCCTTACCTATACCAAGGCAGGGGAAGGGGCGCAGAACCTAGCCTATGAAGCAGCAATGGCAGGGAGGAATCCGATCATAGCCGCTGGAGGGGATGGTACAGTGAACGAGGTTGCCAACGGCATCCTGAAAGCTGTCACCAAGGAAGGAATCCGGTGTCCTGTCATGGGTGTCATCCCCATCGGAAGAGGGAATGACTTTGCCTGGGGAATGGGCATTCCCAAGGATGTGACCAAGGCGTGTTCCACCATTCTTGCAGGAAGAACCAGAACCATCGATGTAGGGGTCACGTACGGGGGCAACTATCCAGAGGGTAGGTTCTTCGTAAATGGGCAGGGTGTGGGGTTTGAGCCGTTGGTCAATTTCCTTGCCAGTGACTTCAAGCATGTGACCGGTACCCTCAGTTATGTGCTGGCTCTCATCAGGATCCTGATCAACTATCCTGCTCCCTATTCCGTCAAGCTTACTCTGGACGATGAGGTCATCAACCTGAAGACCCAGCAACTGAGCATTTGCAATGGGAGAAGGATGGGCTCGGCTTTTCTCATGGGTCCGGATGCAATCTTTGATGATGGATATTTTGATGTTGTGTATGCCAATACACCGGTGCAAAGCTACAAGCTGGTACCCATTGCCCTTACGTTTTTCAAGGGGACGCAAGTGAAGCTCAAGCAATTCAGCGTAAAACGGGTGAAATATGTGAAGATGACCAGCAGCGACAATCTGATGCCCATTCATGTGGACGGGGAGGAGATTTCCTTGGGTTGCATGGACTTCACTACGCAGTTGCTTGCGTCTGCACTCCCGGTATTTTGTTGA
- a CDS encoding YgiQ family radical SAM protein yields the protein MVDSFSTLAKAIYTKGAIPYHGDVKTYAPRSAFLPTTQEDLHNRSWDQIDIAFISADAYVDHPSFGTALLARLLEREGYRVGIIAQPSWNSTKDFLKMGKPRLCCMISGGNIDSMVSHYTANLKIRSEDEYSPGGKAGLRPDRPTLVYTALAKQAYGSDVPIIIGGLEASLRRLSHYDYWSDKVRKPIILDAKADLLVYGMGERQTLEIVKRLDAGQSIKELTDIPGTVHVISRKDYEQCPDTLQIPSFEEVSARDAKSNTPTEEGRKAYALAFQQQLGEENPIRGKRVVQACMDRLVVQNRPALPLDEEQFDALFALPFTLDAHPDYEKEGGVPALKEVQFSLTSNRGCFGSCSFCAITSHQGRMIQTRSKASLLAEAKRMVSHPFFKGYIHDLGGPTANFQGLACDRQLTYGPCSAKECLWPSPCSNLKDYHARYLDLLESLEAIKGVKKVFIRSGIRYDYLLEVCDEKTRERFMKHLVRHNVSGQLKVAPEHVSPAVLDAMGKPKAELFDAFSELYQAATEEAGKKQYLIPYFIAAHPGSTLEDAITLALYLHKSRFIPDQVQEFYPTPGTVSTCMYYTGFDPRMGKRFAAIHIPKGRERHLQRALLQYQKPENRPLVLEALEKAKRKDLARVLLARR from the coding sequence ATGGTTGACTCCTTTAGCACTCTGGCGAAGGCTATTTACACCAAAGGGGCAATCCCCTATCATGGCGATGTGAAAACCTACGCCCCTCGCTCTGCATTTCTTCCTACAACGCAAGAAGATTTGCACAATCGGTCCTGGGACCAAATCGACATTGCCTTCATCAGCGCAGATGCCTACGTTGACCATCCCTCGTTCGGAACAGCCCTTCTGGCCAGACTGCTCGAGCGGGAGGGTTATCGTGTGGGTATTATCGCACAACCTTCTTGGAACTCAACCAAAGATTTTCTCAAAATGGGAAAACCCAGACTCTGTTGCATGATCAGCGGGGGAAATATTGACAGCATGGTCTCCCACTATACGGCCAACCTCAAGATCCGCAGTGAAGATGAGTACAGTCCCGGGGGCAAGGCAGGACTTCGTCCCGACCGCCCGACACTGGTGTACACTGCCTTGGCCAAACAAGCCTATGGCAGTGATGTTCCCATCATCATTGGAGGACTGGAAGCCTCACTTCGCAGGCTCAGCCACTATGACTACTGGTCGGACAAAGTCCGCAAGCCCATTATTCTCGATGCAAAGGCTGACCTCTTGGTCTACGGTATGGGAGAGCGACAGACTCTTGAAATAGTGAAACGCCTTGATGCAGGACAAAGCATCAAGGAGCTCACAGATATTCCCGGCACCGTCCATGTGATCAGCAGGAAGGACTACGAACAATGCCCTGATACGTTGCAGATCCCGTCCTTTGAGGAGGTCAGTGCACGCGATGCCAAATCAAACACTCCCACCGAGGAGGGAAGAAAGGCCTATGCCCTTGCTTTCCAGCAACAGCTGGGAGAAGAAAACCCAATTCGGGGCAAGCGTGTCGTCCAAGCCTGTATGGATCGTCTGGTTGTGCAGAACAGGCCGGCCCTCCCTCTGGACGAAGAGCAGTTCGATGCCCTCTTCGCACTCCCTTTCACTCTTGATGCACACCCCGACTATGAGAAGGAGGGGGGAGTTCCCGCTCTGAAAGAAGTGCAGTTCTCCCTGACCAGCAACCGCGGATGCTTCGGTTCCTGTTCTTTCTGTGCCATTACCAGCCACCAGGGGAGGATGATCCAAACCCGCAGCAAGGCTTCCTTGCTTGCGGAGGCAAAAAGAATGGTCTCTCATCCTTTCTTCAAAGGATACATCCATGACTTGGGAGGGCCTACCGCAAACTTCCAAGGCCTTGCCTGCGATCGTCAGCTCACGTACGGGCCCTGTTCTGCCAAGGAGTGCCTCTGGCCAAGCCCGTGCTCCAACCTGAAGGACTATCATGCTCGCTATCTTGACCTACTGGAGAGTCTGGAAGCCATCAAAGGGGTGAAGAAGGTCTTCATTCGCAGCGGCATCCGCTACGACTATCTGCTTGAGGTGTGTGATGAGAAAACACGAGAACGCTTCATGAAGCATCTGGTCCGCCACAATGTCAGCGGACAACTCAAGGTTGCCCCCGAGCATGTAAGCCCGGCAGTCCTTGATGCCATGGGAAAACCCAAGGCTGAGTTGTTTGATGCATTTTCCGAGCTCTATCAGGCAGCAACCGAAGAAGCCGGCAAAAAGCAATACCTCATCCCTTACTTCATTGCCGCGCACCCTGGCAGCACGCTTGAGGATGCCATCACGTTGGCCCTATACCTGCACAAGAGTCGATTTATTCCTGATCAAGTACAGGAATTTTATCCAACCCCCGGGACAGTCTCAACCTGCATGTACTATACTGGCTTCGATCCAAGGATGGGCAAGCGGTTTGCAGCCATCCATATCCCCAAGGGACGCGAGCGGCATCTGCAGCGTGCCTTGTTGCAGTACCAAAAACCAGAAAACCGCCCCTTGGTTCTTGAGGCCTTGGAAAAAGCAAAGAGAAAGGACTTGGCGAGAGTGTTGCTTGCCAGAAGGTAA
- a CDS encoding cation:proton antiporter — protein sequence MEFHVFLYLAAIFGSAYVIKYITSAVKIPEVTGYVLLGVLLGNSVVHLLSTPILEALSPVSSIALGLIAFMIGIELKLDVIKRLGKSILAIVTFESLGAFVVVYLGLFYIFEAGVNTSLLLGAVASATAPAATVAVIKQYRAKGELTSTILAVVGIDDAAALIIYVFIESFVGSNLQGSSIPIPLMLGSALLSILMALGIGVVSAIAYVLILRKTRNNDWIMLLLATFLFALLGVCELLEVSELLAIMAFGMMIVNTSPVLSKKSEGIVSNFSPIFLVAFFVLGGAHLDISSIRTIGLLGLLYFALRSFGKMGGATLGAFIGRAPKKVRSLIGFSLLPQVGVALALALAINKKFGSGQFGDAGMQLASTIINVLLFTTIITEIIGPLLTRYALHKAGETHVGTDNL from the coding sequence ATGGAATTTCACGTATTTCTCTATCTTGCCGCAATTTTCGGCTCTGCCTATGTAATCAAATATATAACCTCAGCAGTCAAAATCCCTGAAGTGACGGGGTATGTACTGCTTGGGGTTTTGTTGGGCAATTCTGTAGTTCATCTGCTCTCCACTCCCATTCTGGAAGCATTGAGCCCTGTCTCTTCCATTGCACTCGGCCTGATTGCCTTTATGATCGGCATTGAGTTGAAACTGGATGTCATCAAAAGATTGGGCAAAAGCATCCTTGCCATCGTTACATTTGAAAGCCTTGGGGCCTTTGTAGTGGTCTATCTGGGCTTGTTCTACATCTTTGAGGCGGGAGTGAATACTTCCTTGCTCCTCGGAGCCGTTGCCTCGGCAACCGCACCAGCTGCAACCGTCGCAGTCATCAAGCAATACAGGGCGAAAGGCGAATTGACCTCCACCATTCTTGCAGTCGTAGGAATTGACGACGCAGCAGCCTTGATCATCTATGTGTTCATCGAAAGCTTCGTAGGCTCGAACCTGCAAGGCAGCTCCATTCCAATCCCTCTTATGCTCGGATCTGCCCTTCTCTCCATTCTCATGGCCTTGGGAATCGGGGTTGTCTCAGCAATTGCGTATGTCCTGATACTCCGCAAGACACGAAACAACGACTGGATCATGCTGCTCTTGGCAACGTTCCTGTTTGCCCTGCTCGGAGTCTGCGAACTGCTTGAAGTCTCGGAGCTTTTGGCGATCATGGCTTTTGGCATGATGATCGTAAACACGTCCCCGGTCTTGAGCAAAAAAAGCGAGGGGATAGTCTCCAACTTCTCACCCATCTTCCTGGTCGCATTCTTTGTACTGGGTGGAGCACACCTGGACATCAGCTCCATCCGCACGATCGGGCTCCTCGGCCTGCTTTACTTTGCCTTGCGCAGCTTCGGGAAAATGGGGGGAGCCACCTTGGGAGCGTTCATTGGAAGAGCTCCGAAGAAAGTCCGTTCCCTTATCGGTTTTTCTCTCCTGCCGCAGGTAGGAGTTGCTCTTGCTCTCGCCCTTGCCATCAATAAGAAATTTGGTTCCGGTCAGTTCGGTGATGCGGGAATGCAACTCGCATCCACCATCATCAATGTGCTGTTGTTCACAACCATCATCACGGAGATCATCGGCCCATTGCTTACCCGGTATGCCTTGCACAAAGCAGGGGAAACCCATGTGGGAACTGACAATCTATAG
- a CDS encoding sensor domain-containing diguanylate cyclase, translating to MRGDSLAAKCKALVENLPDGVCFSDPQGSLFYGNKSFAQLFCFRDTEEILNASLLSYIHPDDRPTVEEFLGRMMQSEYGKTVVQVRTPGCDSHEQWIEIRAVNTITEEGAFLVVRDVTSYKTLQEELLFQALTDELTGLYNRRGFKMMAEQELRHSQRLETEVMMLSVDIDSFKVINDTFGHGEGDRVLRLVAKTLRASFRSTDIIARWGGDEFLVLALDAPSGTVDILTDRFKQSLVDISRANALPFTIEVTIGSASRENTMIIGLEQLVQQADRAMYACKRR from the coding sequence ATGCGAGGAGATTCTTTAGCTGCTAAATGCAAAGCCTTGGTCGAAAACCTTCCGGACGGAGTTTGTTTCTCCGATCCCCAAGGTTCCTTGTTCTATGGCAACAAGAGCTTTGCGCAATTGTTTTGTTTCAGAGACACTGAGGAGATCCTCAATGCCTCGCTTCTTTCCTATATCCATCCTGACGACCGCCCTACTGTAGAAGAGTTTCTTGGTCGCATGATGCAATCAGAATACGGAAAAACCGTGGTACAAGTGCGAACGCCCGGTTGTGATTCCCACGAGCAATGGATTGAAATACGAGCAGTGAACACCATCACCGAGGAAGGGGCTTTCCTGGTGGTGCGGGATGTCACCAGCTACAAGACCCTTCAGGAAGAACTTCTGTTTCAGGCACTGACCGATGAGCTCACCGGGCTGTACAATCGCAGGGGGTTCAAGATGATGGCAGAGCAGGAGCTGCGGCACAGCCAGCGGCTGGAAACCGAGGTGATGATGCTCAGCGTCGACATTGATTCATTCAAGGTCATCAACGATACCTTTGGGCATGGGGAAGGGGATAGGGTGCTCCGTCTTGTGGCAAAGACACTGCGAGCAAGCTTTCGCTCAACAGATATCATTGCACGATGGGGTGGCGATGAGTTTTTGGTGCTTGCCCTCGACGCTCCAAGTGGAACGGTTGACATCCTTACCGATCGGTTCAAGCAATCCCTGGTTGATATCTCTCGGGCAAACGCCCTTCCTTTTACAATAGAGGTTACGATCGGCAGTGCATCACGCGAAAACACTATGATTATAGGGCTTGAACAGTTGGTTCAGCAGGCCGATCGTGCAATGTACGCGTGCAAGCGTCGATAA